The Kosmotoga olearia TBF 19.5.1 sequence AACCTGAAGGTCAAAGGAGAAATAAAGGATTTCATCCCACACGGTGTTTCCGGTGATTTCAGCGCGGAATTTTTACCATGGTATTTACCATCCGGAGCTAGAAAAGTAGATCAGGAATCGATAGAACAATTAGAAACCAGGTTTAACGAAATTGCAGATTATTACGACACGCAGTATGGAAATGTTAGTCCCTTGGAAGATATTTTGACTACTTCTTATTTCGCAACCCAGACGATGCTTCAAGCGGTCAATAGTTTCGGAATACACTTTAAAGATACAGAAAGGAACCTTGGTAGTGGAGACAAAACGGTAGTGGAAAGCGACATACAGAATATTACGCGACAGCTAGATGAAACCAATGTTATCAACGATATCATAGACGATGTCAGAGAATGGATTGACAGCGACGAAAAATTGAGGGAATCCGTTAACTACGATCTTGGTTACCCAATAAATTCCAGGTCTTTTTTAAGTGACGGAGATATAGAATACTGGCTCGAAAATTTCGTTTTGATAGAGCTTTCTACTCCTGAGGTAATTGTAGAACAAAAGAAGATAATAACAGAACGCCAGACAACAGGATCAGTCACCATTGTAGATTTTGCTTCCAACGTCTCAATAAGCGGTGACGTTGTCACAGGAAATACCTTAAAAACCATCCTTCAGCGCGATGATATTCCGCTCAATCTATCTGAAAAATACTCTGTCCTCGAATTTTCATGGCCTCGTGAAGTAAGAATCGGTAATGGTGGAACGATTAGAGAAAGATATAGAATAGCAACCCGCAAGGCATTATCATATTCCAAAGCCCCTGTTGATGTTAATTTAATATATCACGGACAAACAATAAGAAGAATCTGGTGGTGGATTTGGTGGAAACCAAAAATATGGACAAAAACAGGTCTTACTGCCTACGTTCCATCTGAAGTTGATTCATGGAGCGATTGGAGCTACAGCGGATGGAGCGGCTGGGAGACAATAGCAGGAGGCCGCGGTCGTGGGCATACTCACACTTACACAGCTGATGTTGATTTTTATTTGATAACCGACCCGGGCAACTTCGATAATATCAATTTTAGCTCTATCGCTGTTTATAAAGTCGACTCTGATGATGAAGGTGCCTATCCAAGTTTCACTTCAACACCTGTTGAAGTTGTTCACCGTGGTCTCATGGTAGTCGAAGATAATGTGGAAATTGGAGGAGCCGGTATCACCGGTGGAATTGGAAAGAATCTCGGAAGAGAAGCGACGGTTATAGACGGCAAGTTCACCATACTTTCGAGAGAAGGAGATATTTCCACAAATGGAGACATTGTCTATAACGATATGCTCAATGATCCAACATTCAGAAATTATTTTATTACCCCGGGAAGGCCGTTCAATCCGGATTATGATCCAAATGATGCAGTCAACAACACCCAGACTGACGACATGTTGAACCTTGTTGTTGCCGATGGAACGATAAAATTACCATATCATAATACGCGCGAATGGTATAACAAGGTAAAAAACATAAAGATTACAGCCAATTTATTTGCCTTTGGAAAAGGTTCAAGAGGACAAATTATTATAGAAGGTTATCAACGCTATGCAGAAAACATGGGGTACAGGCACCTCTTTGGAACCATGGTGGATAGAGATAGCGGCGCTGCGGGAATAATAGACAGATGGGGAAACATAACAGGTTTTAGAAGCAGAAACTACTATGATGAAAGGCTTTATGGAAATGAAGATATGCCCTTTGCGACACCAGAATCAAATCTGATACGGGCAACAGGAATTAGTTTCAAGTGATCTTTTGGAATAAAAAACGATAATTTCATTAAAGTCTCCCCGAAAAAGATTGCCGGGGAGATCTTTTTAATTTTAAGTGATACAATTTCTAAAGGTAACATATAGGAGAAAAATCATCGGAATTCTATTGGAAATTCGTGAAGGTGGTATATAACAATGAAACTCCCAACACATCTCGAAACTTCTATTGAAAACCTAATACAGCAAGCCTGGCAAATAAGGGTAGAGAACTTTCCCGCAGAAATCGAATTTGTCCTCCCCAAGCGAACTAAATCTATTTCAGTAACAGGTACTTACTGTGAGCTCAACTGCGCCCATTGCGGAGGGCATTACCTTAAAGGAATGCTCCCTTTGTCCAAGAACCTGGAGGATTTGGATTATGATAGTTTTCTGATATCCGGCGGGTGCGACAAAAACGGAAAAGTCCCTATACGCCCTTACATGCAAATCCTGAAAAAATTAAAGCAGCACCGGCGTTTCAATTTCCACGTTGGTTTACTGGATGAAGAAGATATGGAAGGTCTGGAAGAAATCGCTGATGTTATATCTTTCGACTTTGTAGGTGATGATGCTACCATCCGGGAGGTCTATGGACTCGAAAAGACTGTTGAAGATTACCTGAGAACATATAGACAGTTGAAAAAACTCGTACGTGTTGTACCTCATATCAGCATTGGGCTCAGGTGCGGCACGCTTTCTGGAGAATTTAAAGCTCTGGAGTTACTAAAAAATGAAGGCGTGGATGAGTTGGTGTTCATAGTTTTTATACCAACACATGGGACCAAACTAGCACACTGCTCTCCTCCTCCAATTGAGAACGTGCTGCATGTATTGGCTACCGCAAGAATCATGTTCCCGGATATACCCATTCATCTTGGCTGCATGCGTCCCGGAGGTGCTTACCGCAAACAATTAGATCCTCTCGCTCTAAGGTGCGGTATCAACAAGCTGGTTACGCCAGCACCTCAGGCAAAAGAAGAAGCCATTAACTTAGGGCTGACCATTAAGCATGGAGAGGAGTGCTGTGCGTTATGATCAGAATTTCCGTTGGAACAGCTAAAGTAATGGGCCTAACAGACTTACAGATAGATGTTTTGCCCACCACCGGTTACTTCATGATAGGCCAGAGTTGCATTTATGATTGCGCTTTTTGTTCTCAGTCACGAACCAGCCATACCCGTTCCGATCAACTTTCCCGCGTGACATGGCCGGAATACGACTTGGAACAGGTTATGAAGCATTTATCTACTACAACTGATAGAGAGGTAATCCGTAGAATTTGCTTGCAGGTCGTTCACCAGCCGGGAATAAAAGACACCGTCCAGAAGATTTTGCATCGCCTTTCTCAAAGTTCTGAGCTTCCCATTTGCGTTTGCATGCGGGTAAATCATGTAAAAGAAGCAGCAGAATTAATAGAATCAGGAGCAGAACGTGTCTGTATAGCTTTAGACGCCGCAAATCCACGCGTTTATGAGCAAATCAAAAACGGTTCCTGGCACAATAGAATGAAATTAATTGAAGAAGCAGCCGCAATGTTTCCAGGGCACATCAGCACTCACCTGATCGTCGGTCTGGGAGAAACAGAAAAAGAAATGGTTGAAACCATCCAGCATATGTACCAGATCGGTGTCACCGTTGGCCTGTTTGCGTTCACTCCCATCAGAGGAACACGCATGTCTAAGAATCCATCCCCGCCACTCGATCAATACCGCCGAATACAAGTAGCACACTGGCTCATTAGACACGGCATCTGTGATGGCAGCAACTTTTCCTATAAAAATGGTTCAATTACAGGCTTTGGACTCAGCAGCAAAGAACTCCTGAAACATCTAGCTGACGGCGAAGCATTTAGAACGAGCGGATGCCCCGATTGCAACCGCCCCTATTATAATGAAAGACCGGGCGGTCCGATGTACAACTACCCACGCCCTTTAACACCTGACGAAATAACAAAAGCAATAGCCGAACTGAAAATAAAGCTTTAAGCAAGAGAGGGAAAAGAGATATGGATAACGAATGGAGATTTATACAGACAGGTTTTCAAGATGGTGCCATGAACATGGCTATTGACGAAGCAATACTTATTTTTCACAGCAAGGGTTTGGTTCCGCCAACCCTTCGTTTTTATGGGTGGTCTCCACCGGCTTTTTCACTGGGTTATTTTCAGAAAGTGGAAAGAGTAGTAGATCTAGAAAAATGCCGTTTAGCCGGTGTGGACTGCGTTCGCCGGATTACAGGCGGAAGAGCTGTTTTCCATGACAAAGAGCTGACATATAGCGTTATTGCATCCCAGCGATTGCCACAGGTATCTGGCAGAGTCATCGAATCCTATCTCAAACTCAGTAAAGGCCTCCTGGAAGGGTTAGCTTTGCTGGGCATCCCGGCAAAAATGGTTGAGAAACCGAGCAAGAAACGGCACACAACAGCGGCTTGCTTCGATGCGCCTTCCTGGTACGAACTCGTAGTAGATGGGAAAAAACTGGTGGGCAGCGCCCAAACCAGAAAGTTCGGTTGCGTTCTTCAACACGGTGCCATCCTTTTAGATCTCGATGTGGACAAGATGTTTGAGCTCATGGCTTTTTCAAACGAAGCACTTCGCAACCGGCAGAAAGAGATTTTTCAGAAAAAAGCCTGCACTATCAAAAGTGTCCTGGGCCGTGAAGTTACCTATGACGAGATTTCTCAAGTAATATTAACTGGGTTTAAGAAATCGCTGGGAGTAAAACTCGTACCGAGTGAACTCACCGACAAAGAACTAAAATTAGCCTCTAAACTTCGAGAGGAAAAATACTCACGGCTTGATTGGTCTTCGCTAGACTCTATGAAAATCCCTGACCTCCAAATTTAAGTTTATAAACTATTCAAAAAATTTAGTAACCAGAAGAATATTCGCTATAATCTCCTATGTTTTGGATTATTGCGAATATCCTGCCAATATTCGTATTTTGGATTGTTGATAATTTTTGATATACATTAGGTTGTATATACAGGTATATAGAAATATAAATAAGTTGAATGAGTTGGGAGGTTAACCATGGAAAAGAAAAAAATAAGAGTACACGTCTTGAGCCACACCCATTGGGACAGAGAATGGTATGCCGCCTTCGAAACTTTCAGAAAGAGGCTCTTAAATCTTATAGACTCACTCATTGAGAATCTTCCAGAAAATCCCCATTTCAAGCATTTCATGTTAGATGGGCAAACAATCGTTCTTGAAGACTACCTTGAGTTGCGTCATCAAAAAAAAGATGAGTTGGTGGAGTTCATTAGGGAAGGAAAAATATCCGTTGGACCCTGGTATATACTCCCGGATGAATTTCTAATAACAGGCGAAGCCCTGATACGGAATTTTCTTATCGGAAAAAGTGTCCTCGACAAACTTGGAATTGGCGGAAATGTGATGAAAATAGGATACCTTCCTGACATGTTCGGGCATAGCGCCTATACTCCCGTCATATTGAAAGGTTTAGGATTTGAAGGGGCGGTACTCTGGAGAGGTATTGGCGATAAGTCCAGAAAAACAGAGTTTTTGTGGAAAGCTCCAAATGGTGATGAAATCCTCGTGATCAATTTAATCAGATCCTATTCAAATGGGGCACACTTCGGAAGAGATATTGAACTCATGAAGAGCGTTTTCAAAAAGGAAATAGAAGAACTCTCAAAACACGCTACCACAGAAAACATATTGATAATGAACGGAACAGATCACGAATTCCCTCTCTTTAATCTTCCTGAGAGGTTCCAGGAATGGTCTGAAGAATTTGGAGCCAAAATAATACACTCATCACTTCAGGAATACCTCAAAAGCGTTAAAAGTCAAAAGCCAGAGCTTAAAACAGTTGAAGGAGAACTAAAAGACCCGAAATACGAACCGGTGCTAAAGGATATAACCTCTACAAGGATATATCTGAAACTCATGAACTTCGAAGCGCAGTTACTTTACCAGAGGTACCTGGAACCTCTATCCACCCTTTTCTTTAACGAAGAAAACTCCCTGCCCAACGAAATAGAATATGGGTGGAGACTTATCCTGAAATCACAACCTCACGACAGTATCTGTGGTTGTAGTATAGACAAAGTCCACAGGGATGTTGATCTCAGGCTTTCCAACGCTCTTGAAATTGGTCTTGAAACACTTGGCTCATATCTCAAGAAACTTTCTGACGAGGATACTTCTGAAAACGAAAAAAGCCTGATCGTTTACAATCCATACGAAAGAGAAAGAGTGACAGTCGTAAAAGGTATCGTTGCTCTCGATCCTTCCAAAAATTATGTGGTAGTAGATGAAGAAGGAAACATTTGTGAGACCTCTATCGAGCCCTTGAACCCGCTTGAAACCGTGGACCTTTTACACCGCGTTGGTGACAACGACTATATCCAGGGAAGTTCCTTCATTACACAATACATCACTGCGATAAGCCCGAACGTGGCCTTTGGAATCAAGCCTGTGAGAATCTCCTTCATGGCACAGCTTCCGGCAATTGGCTTCAAAAAGTTTACTATCAAGGAATCCGAAATAACCAGATCAGTTGATGATGTATCAACAAACTTCGAGAATAAGTTCTACTACTTCAAATTGAATGAAGACGGCACATTCCAGGCTTTTGACAAGCAGAACAACACCCTCTACGAAAAAATGAACTTCTTTGAAGATGTTGCGGATGCTGGAGATGAATACAATTTCTCCCCAATTCCAGATGATAGAGCAATAGCTTCGCCCAAAAACGTTCGGATGAAGGGAGTGAAAAACAGAGGATTTTCAAAAGAAATAGATCTTCTCGTTGAATACGAGATTCCTGAAGAACTGACAAACGATAGAAAAGCACGCTCCGAAAGAACTGTCACAGTGCCCATAGAAGTCAAATACATCCTCTTCAGAGATGAACCGAGGATAGACGTGAAGCTTTCACTGCAAAACAACGCAAAAGATCATAAATTAATGGTTGGTTTCCACTTCCCGGAAAAACTGGATCAGGTTGTCAACGATGGTTATTTTGGGCTTGTAAAACATCCAACGAGTGTTGAACCTGACGAAAGCGCAACTGAAGAAGTTACTTCAAGGTATGCTATGGAAAGTTTTGTTTCTCTTTTAGGTGAAAAAGGAAAACTGCTGATCACCTCCAGAGGCTTGCATGAATACGAAACACAGATAACAAACGAGGGACTCGATTTGAAGTTGACACTTCTCAGAGCCGTGGGATGGTTATCAAGAGAAGACCTGTTAACAAGAAAAGGACACGCGGGCCCTGGAATCCCAACACCAGAAGCCCAGTGCATAGGCAGGTACAATTACAGATATTCACTAAGGTTCCTTGGTGACGGATCCTCTGAAGAAATGTTCGATGCCTCTCGAAGATTCCTTCTTGATCCGGTACTGATGGAAACATCAGAAGACACGAAGATACCGACGATATCGTTCTTCGAGTTAGAAGATGGTATTCATTTAAGTGCCCTTAAGATTTCTCAAAATAAAGATGCCGTGATAGCAAGATTTTTGAATGTTTCCAATGTTCCCAGAAAAATTTCTTTCAGGAAAGACGTTGAGATTGTAAATTTAGCGGAAGAACCCACGGGCAAAATTATCAGCGAATTCGTTTTGGAATCCGGTAAAGTGTTGACGGTTAAATCTTCGAAGTAGGGTGGGGGAGCAGAGCCCCTTAACTAGTAAGAATCTTTCAAAGGGAGGTTGGCATTATGAGAAAGTTTCTGTTTGCGTTGACGGTAGTGCTGCTGAGCTCTATCGTCCTGGCAGGAACCGTGGAGGTTGTTTTCTGGCACAACATGTCGAACCCTGTCGACAAGAGAGCTATCGATGAAATTGTACAGAAATTTAACGAAACGCATCCAAACATCAAAGTGAAAGTAGTCCTTGTACCAGGAAGTGAAACAGAGGTCACCAAGCTCATGACGGCAGTAGCAGCGGGAACTGGTCCCGATGTTTACTACCTTGATAGGTTTACCGTCGCTCAAAGAGCTCATCAGGGAGTTTTAGAACCTCTTGAGGATTATCTAGAAAGTATTGGGATAGACACAACAGAGCTGAGGTCCCAATTCTTCAAGTTCTCCGTAGACGAAGCAAGCTACAATGGAAAGCTCTACGCTCTTCCATGGGATACTGATGTCAGAGTCCTGTACTACAACAAAAAACTTTTCAGGGAAGCCGGTCTCGACCCTGATAAACCACCGGTAACGATCGATGAACTTGACGAATACGCCGAAAAACTAACTATAAAACAAGGCAACAGATATGTTCAGCTAGGATTCGTTCCATGGTTCGGTCAAGGATGGCATTATACCTGGGGTTGGGCCTTCGGTGGAAAGTTTTATGATGAAAAAACCCAGAAGCTTACTTTCGCCAACGATCCCAAGATCATAGAGTCCTTCAAGTGGCAGAAAAAATACGCTGACAAGTATGGTATGAAAAACCTTGGTGCCTTCTTCTCTATGTTCGGTGCAGAAATAAATCCATTCATAGGTGGAAAGCTTGCCATGGTTGTGGACGGTAATTGGTTCCTTGCACAGATTAGAAACTTTGCTCCGAAAGACTTTGAATACGGTGTGGCTCCAATACCGTATCCTCCCTATGGCGAACCCAACAGCACCTGGGCTGGTGGCTGGAGTCTTGTTATCCCCAAAGGAGCAAAACATCCAAAAGAAGCTGCCGAATTTATTCTGTACATGGCTACTGAAGGACAGACCATATACGCAGTTAAGTCCGGACATCTTCCGACTTACAAAGCCGCACTTCCAAAGTTAATTGAAAGCGATCCTGCACAAGAGGCATTCGCAGAAATCCTCCCGACAGCTCATTGTAGGCCTGTTATTCCCGTGGGAGCTCTCCTGTGGGACAAACTTACTGAAGCGAGAGAATACATACTCTGGGGAAAGAAACCTGTTGAACAGGCTCTCATGGATGCTCAGATTGAGGTCCAGGAAGCTCTTGACAAAGCTCTTGGAAAGTAATGTTTGAAAATAAAGTTGGCTCTCTCTACCGAGAGAGCCAACTTTTCTACTTAATTGTAAAACGAAGTTTGTGTTTACAGCCAAAAATATGTTTCACCGTCCATGTGACAGTATCATAATATGTTTTCTTACATAACAAACATACCAGCCAGCTCTTGTGTAAGGAAGGAGGTGCAGGCATTCTCCTTTCTTCATTAAATGAGGAAAGTCTGAATGCCGGACGCAATGAAGATGACCAAAAAAACGAGGAAAAATCTGAAAATAGGTCTCCTTTTCGCTTTACCCTGGTTAATAGGATTTGCTGTCTTTACAGTTTATCCTGTAGTTGCTTCTTTTTATTTTAGTTTTACCGAGTACCATGTGACAACACCCCCTCAATGGATTGGCTTAGAAAATTATCACAAGCTTTTCAACGATATACTCTTCACAAAATCTCTAACCAACACTCTTTACTATGTTGCAGGGCTTGTTCCATTGGGGCTTCTGGTTGGATTGATCCTGGCAGTTTTACTGGTTCAACCTCTAAAAGAGATCGTTATCTATAGAAGTATGATATATCTCCCGAGTATAGTTCCCGCTTTCGCCTTTGCAACTGTAGGGCTCTGGTTTTTCAACCCGTACCTCGGGTTTGTAAATTCTTTTCTATCCTTGTTCGGTATAGAAGGTCCAATGTGGCTTTCTGACGAAAAATGGGCAAAAATAACGATAATACTCCTCTCACAATGGGGAGCGGGAGGAACGGCGCTTATATACATGGCCGCTCTAAAAGACATACCCAAAGAACTCTATGAAGCCGCTGCACTTGATGGTGCAACGAGATGGCAAATGTTCAGAAAAATAACCCTTCCCCTTATCTCGCCAGCGACTCTTTTCTACCTAATCACAAGTTCATTGGCTGCATTCCAGATATTTGACCTACCGCAAATAATGACCGGTGGCGGTCCTGCAAATTCCACACTTTCATATGTCATGTATCTTTACCGCCATGCTTTCACATACGTCAATATGGGCTACGCGTCAGCTATGGCCTGGTTCCTGTTTCTCTTAGCCCTTCTTGTGACTTTTATCATATTCAAGACGTCAAAACGCTGGGTGTTTTACTACGGTTCGAAATGATGATAGGGGGATGACAATATGAAGTTCGGAAAGAAGACGAAAGAATTACTCAGGCTTAATATAATAAGAATTGGCTTACTGCTCGTGACGTTTGTTTATATGCTCCCATTTCTCTGGATGATCACAACGTCATTGAAAGCCGATCAGGATCTTTTCCTATTCCCACCAAAATGGATTCCAATCCCTCCAGTCTGGTCAAACTACAAAAAAGCTGTCGAATATTTCCCATTTTTCAGATACTTTATGAACAGCGTAATCATAACCGCTGGATCCGTTGTCGGAGCAATTCTTTCATGCCCATTGGTCGCATACAGCTTTTCAAAAATAAAATGGCCAGGTAGGGATTTCTTCTTTTATCTGATGCTCAGTACCATGATGCTGCCTTTCGCCGTTACGATGATCCC is a genomic window containing:
- a CDS encoding radical SAM protein produces the protein MKLPTHLETSIENLIQQAWQIRVENFPAEIEFVLPKRTKSISVTGTYCELNCAHCGGHYLKGMLPLSKNLEDLDYDSFLISGGCDKNGKVPIRPYMQILKKLKQHRRFNFHVGLLDEEDMEGLEEIADVISFDFVGDDATIREVYGLEKTVEDYLRTYRQLKKLVRVVPHISIGLRCGTLSGEFKALELLKNEGVDELVFIVFIPTHGTKLAHCSPPPIENVLHVLATARIMFPDIPIHLGCMRPGGAYRKQLDPLALRCGINKLVTPAPQAKEEAINLGLTIKHGEECCAL
- a CDS encoding radical SAM protein, with the protein product MIRISVGTAKVMGLTDLQIDVLPTTGYFMIGQSCIYDCAFCSQSRTSHTRSDQLSRVTWPEYDLEQVMKHLSTTTDREVIRRICLQVVHQPGIKDTVQKILHRLSQSSELPICVCMRVNHVKEAAELIESGAERVCIALDAANPRVYEQIKNGSWHNRMKLIEEAAAMFPGHISTHLIVGLGETEKEMVETIQHMYQIGVTVGLFAFTPIRGTRMSKNPSPPLDQYRRIQVAHWLIRHGICDGSNFSYKNGSITGFGLSSKELLKHLADGEAFRTSGCPDCNRPYYNERPGGPMYNYPRPLTPDEITKAIAELKIKL
- a CDS encoding lipoate--protein ligase family protein, with product MDNEWRFIQTGFQDGAMNMAIDEAILIFHSKGLVPPTLRFYGWSPPAFSLGYFQKVERVVDLEKCRLAGVDCVRRITGGRAVFHDKELTYSVIASQRLPQVSGRVIESYLKLSKGLLEGLALLGIPAKMVEKPSKKRHTTAACFDAPSWYELVVDGKKLVGSAQTRKFGCVLQHGAILLDLDVDKMFELMAFSNEALRNRQKEIFQKKACTIKSVLGREVTYDEISQVILTGFKKSLGVKLVPSELTDKELKLASKLREEKYSRLDWSSLDSMKIPDLQI
- a CDS encoding glycoside hydrolase family 38 C-terminal domain-containing protein, with protein sequence MEKKKIRVHVLSHTHWDREWYAAFETFRKRLLNLIDSLIENLPENPHFKHFMLDGQTIVLEDYLELRHQKKDELVEFIREGKISVGPWYILPDEFLITGEALIRNFLIGKSVLDKLGIGGNVMKIGYLPDMFGHSAYTPVILKGLGFEGAVLWRGIGDKSRKTEFLWKAPNGDEILVINLIRSYSNGAHFGRDIELMKSVFKKEIEELSKHATTENILIMNGTDHEFPLFNLPERFQEWSEEFGAKIIHSSLQEYLKSVKSQKPELKTVEGELKDPKYEPVLKDITSTRIYLKLMNFEAQLLYQRYLEPLSTLFFNEENSLPNEIEYGWRLILKSQPHDSICGCSIDKVHRDVDLRLSNALEIGLETLGSYLKKLSDEDTSENEKSLIVYNPYERERVTVVKGIVALDPSKNYVVVDEEGNICETSIEPLNPLETVDLLHRVGDNDYIQGSSFITQYITAISPNVAFGIKPVRISFMAQLPAIGFKKFTIKESEITRSVDDVSTNFENKFYYFKLNEDGTFQAFDKQNNTLYEKMNFFEDVADAGDEYNFSPIPDDRAIASPKNVRMKGVKNRGFSKEIDLLVEYEIPEELTNDRKARSERTVTVPIEVKYILFRDEPRIDVKLSLQNNAKDHKLMVGFHFPEKLDQVVNDGYFGLVKHPTSVEPDESATEEVTSRYAMESFVSLLGEKGKLLITSRGLHEYETQITNEGLDLKLTLLRAVGWLSREDLLTRKGHAGPGIPTPEAQCIGRYNYRYSLRFLGDGSSEEMFDASRRFLLDPVLMETSEDTKIPTISFFELEDGIHLSALKISQNKDAVIARFLNVSNVPRKISFRKDVEIVNLAEEPTGKIISEFVLESGKVLTVKSSK
- a CDS encoding ABC transporter substrate-binding protein → MRKFLFALTVVLLSSIVLAGTVEVVFWHNMSNPVDKRAIDEIVQKFNETHPNIKVKVVLVPGSETEVTKLMTAVAAGTGPDVYYLDRFTVAQRAHQGVLEPLEDYLESIGIDTTELRSQFFKFSVDEASYNGKLYALPWDTDVRVLYYNKKLFREAGLDPDKPPVTIDELDEYAEKLTIKQGNRYVQLGFVPWFGQGWHYTWGWAFGGKFYDEKTQKLTFANDPKIIESFKWQKKYADKYGMKNLGAFFSMFGAEINPFIGGKLAMVVDGNWFLAQIRNFAPKDFEYGVAPIPYPPYGEPNSTWAGGWSLVIPKGAKHPKEAAEFILYMATEGQTIYAVKSGHLPTYKAALPKLIESDPAQEAFAEILPTAHCRPVIPVGALLWDKLTEAREYILWGKKPVEQALMDAQIEVQEALDKALGK
- a CDS encoding carbohydrate ABC transporter permease, coding for MTKKTRKNLKIGLLFALPWLIGFAVFTVYPVVASFYFSFTEYHVTTPPQWIGLENYHKLFNDILFTKSLTNTLYYVAGLVPLGLLVGLILAVLLVQPLKEIVIYRSMIYLPSIVPAFAFATVGLWFFNPYLGFVNSFLSLFGIEGPMWLSDEKWAKITIILLSQWGAGGTALIYMAALKDIPKELYEAAALDGATRWQMFRKITLPLISPATLFYLITSSLAAFQIFDLPQIMTGGGPANSTLSYVMYLYRHAFTYVNMGYASAMAWFLFLLALLVTFIIFKTSKRWVFYYGSK